A region from the Coffea eugenioides isolate CCC68of chromosome 9, Ceug_1.0, whole genome shotgun sequence genome encodes:
- the LOC113783521 gene encoding phosphatidylinositol N-acetylglucosaminyltransferase subunit C — MEIRTIKGSSSPHRPKWRKIAYGGMQPGFEDNHTDESFLEDMIMNANVVRRNFLRVMLDSVSISEYLCIVALVVLVWTYTLRSTFAEDSLLLLDVSLLGLGFFILLLTAEMLSFNLLLSYLLKISFFITGLYLLSPIYQTLTRSISSDSIWALTAALIILHLFLHDYSGPTVKAPGTVENPTFTSNISLNASIVASLLIASRLPSRLHVFAIVLFSLQVFLFAPLVTYCVRKYSFRLHLFLSFSLMCLTLFFIHSLHRLLFVLFFVILAFVNVVCPYWLIRIQKYKFEINGPWDEAKLCFNITE, encoded by the coding sequence AtggaaatcaggaccataaaaGGAAGCTCTTCTCCACACCGACCTAAATGGAGGAAAATTGCTTATGGAGGGATGCAACCTGGGTTTGAGGACAATCACACTGATGAGTCCTTTTTAGAAGATATGATCATGAATGCTAATGTTGTCAGAAGGAACTTCTTAAGGGTGATGCTAGATTCAGTTTCCATCTCGGAGTATCTGTGCATTGTTGCTCTTGTGGTCTTGGTTTGGACCTATACACTTAGATCTACATTTGCTGAAGATTCTCTTTTGCTTCTTGATGTTAGCCTTCTTGGGTTAGGTTTCTTCATTCTTCTGTTGACTGCAGAAATGCTATCTTTTAATCTTCTTCTTAGTTATTTACTTAAGATCTCCTTCTTTATAACAGGTTTATATCTTTTGTCTCCTATTTACCAAACCCTCACCCGCTCTATTAGTTCAGATTCCATATGGGCTCTAACAGCTGCACTTATCATACTTCATCTCTTCCTCCATGACTACTCAGGACCCACAGTAAAAGCTCCAGGGACTGTGGAAAATCCCACCTTTACAAGCAACATCTCTTTAAATGCTTCTATTGTGGCGTCTCTCTTGATTGCTTCACGCCTTCCATCAAGACTTCATGTCTTTGCCATTGTGCTCTTCTCCTTGCAAGTTTTTTTGTTTGctccactagtcacatattgcGTAAGGAAGTATTCTTTCCGGTTAcatctctttctttcctttagTTTAATGTGTCTGACATTGTTTTTTATTCATAGTTTGCACAGGTTGCTTTTTGTGCTATTCTTTGTCATTTTGGCTTTCGTTAATGTGGTCTGTCCTTATTGGCTGATTAGAATTCAGAAGTACAAATTTGAGATCAATGGTCCTTGGGATGAAGCTAAACTTTGCTTTAACATTACAGAATAA
- the LOC113783454 gene encoding polygalacturonase QRT3, whose product METSRRALALFLTMSLACLVLSIDPHLHGKNTFPIETRFLEQNYLDQMRQMQGFKASFLQRDSLISSPSPAPAPAPYISAPAPLVTPRPNVYNVTSYGADPTGKTDSTDAILRAISDALQGPSNGFLITGIVNLGGAQISLEGGNYLISRPLQLLAGRGNLVIHGGTLKASDTFPGDRYLIELSATNKNGAFNHEFVTLRDLLLDSSFRGGGIQVVNSLRTSIDNCYITHFTTYGILVQDGHETYIRNCYLGQRITAGGDPKERDFSGTGIALMGNDNAVTDVVIFSAATGIMISGQANTISGVHCYNKATGFGGTGIYLKLPGLTQIRIVHSYFDFTGIVAEDPVQLDVVNCFFLGDAFVLLKSINGLVKGVNIVDNMFAGSGKGIDIVQLDQKNGPFKQIHHVVVDRNNVEGMNLKATVARRAVQGSGTSWTVDFNPILLFPDFVNYVQYTLSTSGSSFPNHALRNVSKNNVLIESDVPVQATVFVLVDQGQTHTS is encoded by the exons ATGGAAACTTCAAGAAGAGCCCTGGCCTTGTTTCTCACAATGAGTTTGGCTTGTTTGGTTCTTAGTATCGATCCTCATTTGCATGGAAAAAACACTTTCCCAATAGAAACTCGATTCTTGGAACAAAATTACCTCGATCAAATGCGGCAAATGCAAGGTTTCAAGGCTTCTTTCTTGCAGCGTGATTCATTAATATCTTCTCCTTCACCAGCACCAGCACCGGCACCATATATATCAGCTCCAGCCCCTCTA GTTACGCCGAGGCCAAATGTATACAATGTTACATCATATGGGGCAGACCCAACAGGAAAAACAGACAGTACAGATGCAATTCTGAGAGCAATATCTGATGCACTTCAAGGTCCAAGTAATGGGTTCTTGATTACCGGGATTGTTAATCTTGGTGGTGCACAGATTAGCCTTGAAGGCGGGAATTACTTGATTAGCCGCCCTCTACAGCTGTTGGCCGGCCGGGGTAATCTCGTG ATACATGGAGGAACATTGAAGGCATCAGATACTTTCCCAGGTGACAGATATTTGATTGAATTATCAGCAACCAACAAAAATGGTGCATTCAACCATGAATTTGTAACTCTGAGAGATCTATTGCTGGATTCTAGCTTCCGGGGTGGAGGCATTCAAGTTGTGAACTCACTTAGGACAAGCATTGACAATTGCTACATAACACATTTCACCACATATGGTATTTTAGTACAAGATGGTCATGAAACCTATATCAGGAATTGCTATCTTGGGCAACGCATTACTGCTGGTGGTGATCCTAAGGAAAGAGATTTCTCAGGCACAGGAATTGCCCTGATGGGAAATGACAATGCTGTCACAGATGTGGTAATCTTTTCTGCTGCAACTGGAATTATGATTTCAGGCCAAGCCAACACAATCTCTGGGGTACATTGCTATAATAAGGCCACCGGCTTTGGTGGCACCGGAATTTACCTAAAATTGCCAGGTTTAACACAAATCAGGATCGTGCATTCTTACTTTGATTTCACAGGGATTGTAGCAGAGGACCCTGTTCAACTGGATGTCGTGAATTGCTTCTTTCTTGGTGATGCGTTCGTTCTCCTGAAATCGATAAATGGATTAGTAAAAGGAGTGAACATTGTGGACAACATGTTTGCTGGCTCCGGTAAGGGGATTGACATTGTTCAATTGGATCAAAAGAATGGCCCTTTTAAACAAATTCATCATGTTGTTGTTGACCGGAATAATGTGGAGGGGATGAACCTTAAGGCAACAGTAGCAAGAAGGGCTGTGCAAGGAAGTGGCACTTCTTGGACTGTGGATTTCAACCCAATTCTTCTGTTTCCTGATTTTGTCAACTATGTACAGTATACCTTGAGCACAAGCGGCAGCTCCTTCCCTAACCATGCTCTCAGAAATGTATCTAAAAACAATGTTTTGATTGAATCGGATGTCCCAGTACAAGCCACTGTTTTTGTCTTGGTGGATCAAGGGCAAACACATACAAGCTAA
- the LOC113783430 gene encoding small RNA-binding protein 11, chloroplastic — MSAAFSVSTTVRKMAKSIFLPPSWAPSTKLPILQSSCRENLKQLNSSRNIHACLLKYPLASKIMIRNLPYTASESSLLKEFSKYGKIAEVKLVKDEKANRSKGLAFIQYTSQEDALLAVDNMDHKYFDGRVIFIDLAKPRSNEFGGYPRTSGPPEKQHMPAEDEDDE, encoded by the exons ATGAGTGCTGCTTTCTCTGTATCAACAACAGTCAGAAAAATGGCTAAGAGCATTTTCTTACCTCCTTCTTGGGCTCCGTCGACAAAATTGCCCATCCTTCAATCGTCATGTCGAGAAAATTTGAAGCAGCTTAACTCATCAAGAAATATTCATGCTTGTCTACTCAAGTATCCTCTTGCAAGCAAGATCATGATTAGAA ACTTACCATATACTGCTAGTGAAAGTAGTTTGCTGAAGGAATTCTCCAAGTATGGCAAGATAGCTGAAG TTAAGCTTGTCAAGGATGAAAAGGCAAATAGGTCAAAAGGACTTGCATTTATCCAATATACTTCCCAGGAAGATGCTTTGCTTGCTGTGGATAACATGGATCACAAG TATTTTGATGGCAGGGTGATTTTTATTGATCTTGCAAAACCAAGGTCAAATGAGTTTGGCGGATATCCAAGAACGTCAGGACCCCCTGAGAAGCAGCATATGCCTGCTGAAGATGAAGACGATGAATGA
- the LOC113782102 gene encoding U-box domain-containing protein 40-like: protein MVDPIIVSSGHSFERNCIDACKSLNFRPTLLDSSVPDFSTLIPNLAPSSPLFSAGAILLSLPLLPNPSISARTLLLASRSQQKPNHQLSKFSSQETELTRTPSQVSASSKESVTAATVINRPTTPLPLTTRPYCCYCSLSSSDIESLCHSSSLEEDKFMTKLRSSQVFEQEEALLSLRKLTQTQEESRVNLYTACLLSALRPLITSKYAS from the coding sequence ATGGTTGACCCCATTATTGTCTCCTCCGGCCACTCCTTCGAGCGTAACTGCATCGATGCTTGCAAGTCCCTCAACTTTAGGCCCACCCTCCTCGATAGCTCTGTTCCTGATTTCTCCACCCTCATCCCTAACCTCGCGCCCTCAAGTCCGTTGTTCTCAGCTGGTGCCATTTTACTCTCTTTACCCCTCCTCCCAAACCCTTCGATTTCTGCTCGTACGTTATTGCTCGCTTCCCGTTCCCAACAGAAGCCTAATCATCAATTATCAAAGTTCTCTTCCCAAGAAACCGAGCTGACTCGGACGCCTAGTCAAGTTTCCGCCAGCTCCAAGGAATCTGTGACTGCCGCCACTGTCATCAACAGGCCCACCACTCCTCTACCTTTAACCACCCGTCCTTATTGTTGCTATTGTTCTTTGTCCTCCTCAGATATTGAGTCCTTGTGTCACTCTAGCTCCCTCGAAGAAGACAAGTTCATGACCAAGCTCCGGAGCTCTCAAGTGTTCGAGCAAGAGGAGGCTCTGCTTTCCCTTCGGAAACTAACCCAGACCCAGGAGGAATCCCGGGTGAATCTCTACACTGCGTGTCTACTCTCGGCTCTCCGGCCTCTGATCACCTCCAAATATGCTTCATGA
- the LOC113783264 gene encoding ribosome production factor 2 homolog, whose protein sequence is MMRIKTPTKKRIKRELDKRAPKLIETGKKTLILHGTKTSNVLNAVLAEIYHLKRDNAIKYTKKNDNVRPFESGGETSLEFFSLKTDCSLFVLGTHSKKRPNNLVLGRTYDHHLYDLVEVGVENFKSTESFSYDKKLAPHIGSKPLFAFIGEGFESVEELKHLKEVLLDLFRGEVVKNLNLAGIDRVYLCTAMSPTKVFFTQCAIRLKKSGTTVPRIELVEVGPSMDFVVRRHRLPDEGVKKQAMKTAPESTKKKEKNVKGDVIEGKVGKIYIPDQKVGSVPLPNRAKGVKRERREAKMNNEAHEPAEKKQKEDSD, encoded by the exons ATGATGCGAATAAAAACCCCCACAAAGAAAAGAATCAAAAGGGAGCTAGATAAGCGTGCGCCAAAGCTT ATTGAGACGGGTAAGAAAACTTTGATCCTTCATGGTACAAAAACGAGCAATGTGCTGAATGCTGTATTGGCTGAAATTTATCATCTTAAGAGGGATAATGCTATTAAATATACGAAGAAGAATGATAATGTCAGGCCATTTGAGAGTGGTGGCGAAACTTCTTTGGAGTTCTTCTCACTCAAAACTGATTGCAGTCTCTTTGTG CTTGGGACTCATTCAAAGAAGCGGCCTAACAATCTTGTTCTTGGAAGAACTTATGATCACCACCTCTATGATCTTGTAGAGGTTGGggttgaaaattttaaaagcacgGAGTCATTCTCTTATGATAAGAAATTGGCTCCCCATATTGGATCAAAACCATTGTTTGCATTCATTGGAGAAGGATTTGAAAGTGTTGAAGAGTTGAAGCATCTGAAAGAAGTTTTACTTGATCTTTTCCGGGGAGAG GTTGTGAAAAATTTGAATCTTGCTGGCATAGATCGTGTTTATTTGTGCACAGCCATGTCTCCAACTAAGGTGTTTTTCACGCAATGTGCAATTCGGCTGAAAAAGTCTGGAACCACAGTCCCAAGGATAGAGTTGGTTGAGGTTGGACCTTCCATGGATTTTGTAGTCCGGCGACATCGTCTACCGGATGAAGGAGTGAAGAAACAAGCTATGAAAACTGCTCCTGAGTCAACAAAGAAGAAG GAGAAGAATGTTAAGGGTGATGTGATAGAGGGTAAAGTTGGGAAGATATACATACCAGATCAAAAG GTTGGTAGTGTTCCTCTGCCAAATAGAGCAAAGGGAGTGAAAAGGGAGCGCAGGGAAGCTAAGATGAATAACGAGGCCCATGAACCTGCAGAAAAGAAACAGAAGGAGGATAGTGATTGA
- the LOC113782101 gene encoding agamous-like MADS-box protein AGL28, translated as MKGREKIEMKKIEKEDDLYATFYKLRDELFMEASELCTTCKVDIGVIIFSPTGEPHSFFHPNADKVFNRFLGRDMPRDDADQLAEALARARVEQLEQQLHELEVQQEIEEERAKKLDELFAQDGIVGWPGVPIDQMDMEMVTNLEAKIDNLLLQLEEHAKKLTEEASSSNVPPSKI; from the coding sequence ATGAAAGGTCGTGAAAAAATTGAGATGAAAAAGATAGAAAAGGAGGATGATCTGTATGCTACTTTTTACAAACTAAGAGATGAGCTTTTCATGGaagcaagtgaactttgcacaACATGCAAAGTTGACATTGGAGTCATAATTTTTTCTCCAACTGGTGAGCCACACTCTTTCTTCCATCCAAATGCGGACAAAGTTTTCAATCGATTTCTGGGGAGAGACATGCCTAGGGACGATGCAGATCAACTTGCTGAGGCCCTTGCTCGAGCTAGAGTTGAACAGCTCGAGCAACAACTTCATGAGCTTGAAGTTCAACAAGAGATTGAAGAAGAACGAGCCAAGAAGTTGGATGAACTTTTTGCCCAggatggcattgttggttggcCTGGGGTGCCAATTGATCAAATGGACATGGAAATGGTAACAAATCTGGAGGCAAAGATAGACAATCTGCTTCTCCAATTGGAGGAACATGCCAAGAAGTTGACAGAAGAGGCTTCTTCATCAAATGTTCCCCCCAGCAAGATTTGA
- the LOC113782103 gene encoding polygalacturonase QRT3 gives MKRLYSSASARLLITIVFFLPLKEADCSLRQLKMYEFQEKIQEKTIFSSIAATPAPSPAHSIDPKKSDGRVFYPIGYGADPSGVADSSDAILEAIGYAFGIQNKGFQLLPGIKDLGGVVIDLQGGNYLISRPLRFPSGFGNILVQGGTLRASNTFPGHRHLIELWSPNSRKLEKESTTIHHLHGLSDREDQNSGIYYEDVTFRDILFDSSYQGGGLFVIDAARIRINNCYFIHFTTQGVLVERGHETFISGCFLGQHETVGGDSGERGFSGTAIELSSTDNAVTDVVIFSAAVGITVSGQANIIIGVHCYNKATYFGGIGILVRAAQTRVESCYLDYNSIVIQDPALVQVSNGYFIGDGNIVLKSINGKASGLNIINNIFAGDPRNMVPIVKLDGEFTDIAQVVIENNIVTGMTLKSTVGKLTVAGNGTQWIADFSSVLVFPNKINHVQYSIYTEGVVAGFPAHKMTNVSNNLVVIESEKAFSGVISVIVDQYNMDGERNLCNT, from the exons ATGAAGCGCCTCTACTCCTCTGCAAGTGCAAGGTTGCTAATAACAATAGTATTTTTCTTGCCGTTAAAAGAGGCAGACTGTTCTCTTAGACAGTTAAAGATGTACGAATTCCAAGAAAAGATTCAAGAGAAAACCATATTCAGTAGCATTGCTGCAACACCTGCACCATCACCAGCTCATTCCATAGATCCCAAAAAG AGCGATGGAAGGGTCTTCTATCCCATTGGATATGGTGCTGACCCTAGTGGTGTAGCAGATAGCAGTGATGCCATACTTGAAGCCATTGGTTATGCATTTGGAATACAGAATAAAGGGTTTCAACTGTTACCTGGAATAAAGGATTTGGGAGGTGTTGTGATTGATTTGCAAGGTGGTAATTACCTAATCAGCAGGCCTTTGCGCTTTCCATCTGGTTTTGGCAATATCTTG GTTCAAGGAGGCACTTTAAGAGCATCCAACACATTTCCAGGACATAGGCATCTGATTGAGCTATGGTCCCCAAACTCAAGAAAACTTGAAAAAGAAAGTACTACCATTCATCATCTTCATGGCCTTTCAGACAGGGAAGACCAAAACAGTGGCATCTACTATGAAGATGTTACTTTCAGGGACATACTGTTTGACTCAAGCTACCAAGGTGGAGGACTTTTTGTAATTGATGCTGCAAGAATCCGCATTAACAACTGCTACTTCATCCATTTCACAACCCAAGGAGTTCTAGTCGAGCGAGGCCATGAGACTTTCATCTCAGGCTGTTTTCTAGGGCAGCATGAAACAGTTGGTGGTGATAGTGGCGAGAGAGGTTTTTCAGGCACTGCCATTGAGCTTTCAAGTACAGATAATGCTGTCACTGATGTAGTCATCTTCTCAGCAGCTGTTGGAATCACAGTAAGTGGTCAGGCTAATATCATTATCGGTGTGCATTGCTATAACAAGGCTACATACTTTGGTGGAATTGGAATTTTGGTGCGAGCAGCTCAGACTAGGGTGGAGAGTTGCTACCTAGATTACAACAGTATAGTGATTCAAGACCCTGCTCTAGTGCAGGTATCAAATGGCTACTTCATAGGGGATGGAAACATTGTATTGAAATCAATAAATGGTAAAGCTTCAGGGCTAAATATCATTAACAATATATTTGCTGGGGATCCTAGAAATATGGTTCCAATAGTGAAGTTAGATGGTGAATTCACGGACATAGCTCAAGTGGTGATTGAGAACAACATTGTTACTGGAATGACCTTGAAGTCAACTGTTGGAAAATTGACAGTAGCCGGAAATGGAACGCAGTGGATAGCTGATTTTTCATCTGTTTTGGTGTTTCCGAACAAAATAAATCATGTTCAGTACTCAATTTACACTGAAGGGGTGGTTGCTGGATTTCCAGCTCATAAAATGACTAATGTATCAAATAATCTTGTTGTAATTGAGAGTGAAAAAGCTTTTAGTGGTGTTATTTCAGTTATAGTTGACCAGTATAACATGGATGGAGAGAGAAATTTATGTAATACATAG